Proteins found in one Balneola sp. genomic segment:
- a CDS encoding DUF1794 domain-containing protein has product MSTVEVLKNPIEPLTWVLGSWKGQGNGGFPTLSPFEYMDHIHFKVIEEAFETEPLIHFEEIAWVIESTRTTFKHWETGYFKPAPDGRIQLYICHNTGRIEITYGSYLELDLEKRSFELEFESNFIRNDEGTIATMASKRVLIYDGKKLKYNLEMSTSDVSSLSSHLTSVLKSVEEL; this is encoded by the coding sequence ATGAGTACAGTTGAAGTACTCAAAAATCCTATCGAACCTTTAACATGGGTGTTAGGAAGTTGGAAGGGGCAGGGGAATGGTGGTTTTCCGACACTTAGTCCCTTTGAGTACATGGATCATATACACTTTAAGGTTATTGAAGAAGCGTTTGAAACCGAACCCCTTATTCACTTTGAAGAGATAGCATGGGTAATAGAGAGTACAAGGACAACCTTCAAGCACTGGGAAACAGGATATTTTAAACCAGCTCCGGATGGAAGAATACAGTTATATATCTGCCATAATACGGGCAGAATTGAAATCACTTATGGTTCTTATTTAGAGCTGGATCTGGAAAAAAGGTCTTTCGAATTAGAATTCGAAAGTAATTTTATTAGGAATGATGAAGGAACAATAGCTACTATGGCCAGCAAACGAGTACTAATTTATGATGGAAAAAAGCTTAAGTATAATCTGGAAATGTCAACCTCCGATGTGTCGTCACTTAGTAGTCACCTAACTTCTGTATTAAAATCAGTTGAAGAATTATAG
- a CDS encoding nuclear transport factor 2 family protein — protein MYYWEGVSFFLESIFHNVNNHIMKYYLLIFIVLITTSATMAQSNSVLTTLQDQVDAFNERDVERLAKNVSENFKWYYLGSDTLMLEVEGRQNFQQAMEGYFSSFSWVESNITDYVVIGNRITFKEEVSYRTQSGDIATSSSMGIYEIKDGVITRVWYFLD, from the coding sequence ATGTATTATTGGGAGGGGGTATCATTCTTTTTGGAGTCTATCTTTCACAACGTAAATAACCATATTATGAAGTACTACCTGCTAATTTTTATAGTCCTGATTACCACTTCTGCCACAATGGCTCAATCAAATAGCGTGCTAACTACTCTGCAAGATCAGGTAGATGCATTTAATGAAAGGGATGTAGAACGACTTGCCAAAAACGTTTCTGAGAACTTTAAATGGTATTACCTGGGGTCTGATACACTTATGCTGGAGGTGGAGGGGAGACAAAATTTCCAACAAGCAATGGAAGGCTATTTCAGTTCTTTCTCATGGGTGGAATCAAACATCACAGACTATGTTGTGATTGGTAATCGAATCACTTTTAAGGAAGAAGTAAGCTATAGAACTCAATCCGGGGATATCGCAACATCTTCATCTATGGGTATCTATGAAATAAAAGATGGAGTAATAACGCGCGTCTGGTACTTCCTTGATTGA
- a CDS encoding CRTAC1 family protein encodes MKNLLVLLSLLVIICASCTNPENNSSIFVPNTDGRIGIDAGQSRGVAWGDFDNDGDPDLYVSNSGGQWNSFYMNQGNGQFRKLSESYNSAPGLIASIGGDSQGINWVDIDNDRDLDVYISNRGSQDNFLFENIGDGNFQRIEEHPLVNGVSSGMACWADFDLDGDLDVMTIGYDANNKNRVFRNDLDDSFVEIRNNPISDDAGPGRACSTGDANNDRLPDFILINARQPNAFIINKGDWTFEKDDTDHLTTDVGYSYGSSWADYDNDGDMDIFIANFDKENYLYNNDGNGNFTLEEKGPISFQLGGASKGNTWGDFNNDGYLDFFIANGTYRPEMRNFLYINDQEGGYVRDTLDFSTLVSDTSAGVAHSDFDDDGDLDLYVANWGAGDEPNQFLENTTSGKNWIQINLVGQESNSYGIGAKVELYANGLVQRRWVYPVTGYASQNDYRIHFGLDTSLMIDSVIVYWPSGTIDRYSSIRSNSFIRITEASEMEIIK; translated from the coding sequence ATGAAAAATTTACTCGTACTACTATCTCTCTTAGTAATCATATGTGCCAGTTGCACTAACCCCGAAAATAATAGCAGCATTTTTGTTCCTAATACTGATGGACGAATAGGTATTGATGCAGGTCAATCCAGGGGAGTAGCCTGGGGAGATTTCGACAATGATGGGGATCCGGATTTGTATGTAAGCAATTCAGGTGGCCAATGGAATAGCTTTTATATGAACCAGGGTAATGGTCAATTTAGGAAGCTATCAGAAAGTTATAATTCCGCTCCGGGGTTAATTGCTTCTATTGGAGGAGACTCGCAGGGAATAAATTGGGTGGACATTGATAATGATCGGGACCTGGATGTATATATCTCAAACCGGGGATCCCAGGACAATTTTTTATTTGAAAATATAGGTGATGGTAACTTTCAAAGAATTGAGGAGCACCCTCTTGTAAATGGCGTAAGTTCGGGAATGGCATGCTGGGCTGATTTTGACCTGGATGGGGATCTGGATGTAATGACTATAGGCTATGACGCAAACAACAAAAATCGTGTTTTCCGAAATGATCTGGATGACTCCTTTGTAGAAATTCGAAATAATCCGATTAGTGATGATGCTGGTCCGGGAAGAGCATGTTCCACAGGTGATGCCAATAATGATCGGTTACCTGATTTCATCCTTATTAATGCCCGTCAACCCAATGCTTTTATTATTAATAAAGGAGATTGGACGTTTGAAAAAGACGATACGGACCACCTTACTACAGATGTGGGATATTCCTATGGTTCTAGCTGGGCAGATTATGACAATGATGGGGACATGGACATCTTTATTGCCAACTTTGACAAGGAGAATTATCTCTATAATAATGATGGGAATGGAAATTTCACCCTGGAGGAAAAAGGCCCTATCTCCTTCCAACTAGGTGGTGCTTCAAAAGGGAATACCTGGGGAGATTTTAATAATGATGGCTATTTAGACTTTTTTATAGCCAATGGTACATATCGACCGGAGATGAGGAATTTCCTTTATATAAATGATCAAGAAGGTGGCTATGTAAGAGACACGCTAGATTTCTCGACATTGGTTTCGGATACTTCAGCTGGTGTAGCCCACTCTGACTTTGACGATGATGGAGACCTGGATCTTTATGTAGCAAATTGGGGAGCTGGCGATGAACCAAATCAGTTTCTGGAGAATACAACATCTGGAAAAAACTGGATTCAAATTAACCTGGTTGGTCAGGAGAGTAACTCTTATGGTATTGGAGCAAAAGTAGAATTGTATGCTAATGGCTTAGTTCAGCGAAGATGGGTATACCCTGTTACTGGTTATGCAAGTCAGAATGACTATAGAATTCATTTTGGTTTGGATACTAGCTTGATGATTGATTCTGTGATCGTTTACTGGCCATCCGGAACGATTGACAGGTACTCTTCTATTCGCTCGAACAGTTTTATTCGTATCACTGAAGCATCTGAAATGGAAATCATTAAGTAG
- a CDS encoding TIGR02206 family membrane protein, producing MNSFFQTTNSFTAYSIEHWVLLISFFLFVVVFIRSVRKKPEERQRKILLGVAIILTIAQLAKIPLNLYTGIFEVTRDVPLHMCNFLPFIMIWVYAAKSRVVWATTFFWVILGVSQANFTPTVENSLFYYDAIRYWLVHLFPILLALYPAIVWKWTLELKDVVRTVIALNGVAIIIYFINLALGSNYLYIMEKPPGTTFFSILPPWPTYILVLEAIIVLWSLMLWGVFWVIKRGKVSSVAELRN from the coding sequence TTGAATTCCTTCTTCCAAACTACCAATAGCTTTACAGCTTATTCTATAGAGCACTGGGTGCTTTTGATAAGCTTCTTCCTATTCGTGGTGGTGTTTATTCGTTCAGTAAGGAAGAAGCCAGAGGAAAGGCAAAGGAAGATCTTATTGGGCGTAGCAATTATCCTCACCATTGCTCAATTAGCAAAAATACCTCTGAATCTATATACCGGGATATTTGAAGTTACGAGAGATGTCCCTCTTCACATGTGCAATTTTCTACCCTTTATTATGATTTGGGTATATGCAGCAAAAAGCAGGGTAGTTTGGGCCACTACGTTCTTTTGGGTGATCCTTGGAGTTTCCCAGGCAAATTTTACTCCAACAGTAGAGAATTCTCTATTCTATTATGATGCCATTCGATATTGGCTTGTCCATCTGTTTCCTATTCTCCTGGCCTTGTATCCAGCGATTGTCTGGAAATGGACCCTCGAATTAAAAGATGTGGTAAGAACAGTAATAGCACTAAACGGGGTAGCAATCATTATCTATTTCATCAACCTGGCTCTGGGTAGCAATTACCTGTACATCATGGAGAAACCGCCAGGCACTACCTTCTTCAGCATTCTCCCTCCCTGGCCGACTTACATCCTAGTTCTGGAAGCAATTATTGTGTTATGGTCCCTCATGTTATGGGGAGTGTTTTGGGTTATTAAAAGGGGCAAGGTTAGTTCCGTAGCAGAGCTACGGAACTAG
- a CDS encoding ankyrin repeat domain-containing protein: MKNRFSFEPDIESQNLLLRAVKRNKLKDAQKAIEEGFDVNHQDDRGASILMWATYKTNLDFIKYLISKGADYTLKGRIDVAPAIYYGSIMGIAAGERKHEMLRYFIEELSIDVNDKENESGGFPGWTALQYSIAVNDLIAVRYLLGKKADPNPEYYRTSSLYDPIKNNNIEMFDLLIKHGSIIYDTPEKSSIYVASAHENKYFLEIILMKGIDPNLRSVMKKFTPLMFAASNNRINNCKVLIEYGAKKDLESYTGQTALTMAKNAGNTKIVKFLESI, translated from the coding sequence ATGAAAAATAGATTTAGTTTTGAACCAGATATTGAAAGTCAAAATTTACTTCTAAGAGCAGTAAAACGGAATAAACTAAAAGATGCTCAGAAAGCCATAGAAGAAGGTTTTGATGTTAATCATCAAGATGATAGAGGAGCATCAATACTTATGTGGGCTACTTATAAAACTAACCTTGATTTTATAAAGTATCTTATTTCAAAAGGTGCGGATTATACATTAAAAGGAAGAATAGATGTAGCACCAGCAATATACTATGGAAGTATAATGGGTATTGCAGCTGGGGAAAGAAAGCATGAGATGTTGCGGTATTTTATAGAGGAGTTGTCAATAGATGTCAATGATAAGGAAAATGAAAGCGGTGGGTTTCCTGGATGGACTGCATTACAGTATAGTATAGCAGTGAACGACTTAATTGCAGTTAGATATTTATTGGGGAAAAAAGCAGATCCAAATCCAGAATATTATAGAACATCATCGCTTTATGACCCAATTAAAAATAATAACATAGAAATGTTTGATCTATTGATTAAACATGGGTCGATTATTTATGATACACCTGAAAAGTCTTCTATTTATGTCGCTAGTGCACATGAAAACAAATATTTTTTAGAGATTATTTTAATGAAGGGTATTGATCCAAACCTTAGATCAGTAATGAAAAAATTTACTCCATTAATGTTTGCAGCATCAAATAATAGAATCAATAATTGTAAGGTATTAATAGAATATGGAGCTAAGAAAGATTTAGAATCTTATACTGGGCAAACAGCTTTAACTATGGCTAAGAATGCAGGAAATACAAAGATTGTAAAGTTTTTAGAATCCATATAA
- a CDS encoding AraC family transcriptional regulator: MASFDLWSALIVVGVLQGIFVLGLFFIRQEFKSNTQWYLLGIVLVFFWLQLEFLSIRWPYTIDSMLFYGTRLGSWFIIGPLLFLYTDSFINKERTKFAGILHFLPFIFFVLILPLFYADFFSFRQIHYGMLTVFDSFNREPISSIQYVYSVVFVAQFIHLFIYLVISLRKVRKYESKLADTYSSYQESELRWLRFTIYSLLGILVLASVFLVIFFLTLVYRRHLDYIYVLPMSFLMYIIAYKLMGANFTIVEPSSKYQTSSLKEEAASKYAEQIKEYMISQKPYLKNGLKLVDLSQDLEIPAHHISRVINEKYGQNFHDFVNGYRVEEAKSLMKELKKPTLLEIAFSAGFNNKTSFNNAFKKFSNSTPFAYRRNLHS; this comes from the coding sequence TTGGCAAGTTTTGATTTATGGTCGGCACTGATAGTAGTAGGGGTTCTGCAGGGAATCTTTGTACTGGGCCTTTTCTTTATCAGACAGGAGTTCAAATCAAATACTCAATGGTATTTACTGGGAATTGTGCTGGTATTCTTCTGGCTTCAGCTGGAATTCCTGTCTATCCGGTGGCCTTATACCATTGACAGTATGCTGTTTTATGGGACAAGATTGGGTTCCTGGTTCATTATTGGGCCTTTGCTGTTTTTATATACTGATTCATTTATCAATAAAGAAAGAACTAAGTTTGCAGGCATACTTCATTTCCTTCCATTCATCTTTTTTGTACTAATCCTTCCATTATTCTATGCTGATTTCTTCAGTTTCCGTCAGATTCACTATGGCATGCTTACCGTCTTCGACAGTTTTAACAGGGAGCCGATAAGCTCAATCCAATATGTTTATTCGGTCGTATTCGTAGCTCAATTCATTCACCTGTTTATTTATTTGGTCATCAGTTTGAGGAAGGTTCGGAAGTATGAATCAAAGTTAGCTGATACATACTCTTCCTACCAGGAATCTGAACTTAGATGGTTGAGGTTTACCATTTACTCCTTGTTAGGTATTCTCGTTTTGGCATCCGTCTTTTTGGTGATCTTTTTCCTCACGCTGGTATACCGTCGGCACCTGGATTATATCTATGTACTACCCATGAGTTTTTTAATGTATATCATCGCCTACAAACTGATGGGAGCAAATTTCACTATTGTTGAGCCCAGTTCTAAGTACCAGACTTCTTCTTTAAAAGAAGAGGCTGCTAGTAAGTACGCGGAGCAAATAAAAGAGTATATGATTTCCCAAAAGCCCTATTTAAAAAATGGCTTAAAGCTCGTTGATTTAAGCCAGGACTTGGAGATACCTGCCCATCATATATCGAGAGTGATTAATGAGAAGTATGGTCAGAACTTCCATGATTTTGTGAATGGCTATAGAGTAGAGGAAGCAAAGTCACTAATGAAAGAATTGAAAAAGCCTACGTTGCTTGAGATCGCCTTTTCTGCAGGCTTCAATAATAAAACTTCTTTCAATAACGCCTTCAAAAAATTCAGTAATTCAACTCCTTTTGCCTACCGAAGAAATTTACATTCCTAA
- a CDS encoding polyisoprenoid-binding protein — protein sequence MKKASLILLLFTPFIPGSVYSQSYTVDAGHTAITSKVMRFGVIPVLGRFNDVSGSISYNPGSPENTSATITIKTGSYVANNVDGEEAVMSDAFLNVASHPEMIFEVTKLVGKGEGLMATGTLTLHGTTKEVSIPVSITGPMMDLPTRKQSIGIVGSLTINRLDYGVGQEMKLPTGLEIIGNDVVIEFYVLALAD from the coding sequence ATGAAAAAAGCATCACTCATACTATTACTCTTTACACCATTTATACCCGGTTCAGTATACAGTCAAAGCTATACAGTAGATGCCGGGCATACTGCGATTACTTCGAAAGTAATGCGATTTGGGGTTATTCCGGTTCTTGGAAGATTTAACGATGTGTCGGGCTCTATCTCCTATAATCCTGGCTCGCCGGAAAATACTTCCGCAACTATCACCATTAAAACGGGAAGCTACGTGGCCAATAATGTGGATGGTGAAGAAGCTGTAATGAGCGATGCTTTTCTAAATGTAGCATCTCATCCCGAAATGATATTTGAGGTAACAAAACTGGTTGGGAAAGGAGAGGGTTTAATGGCTACAGGCACATTGACTCTTCATGGCACAACCAAGGAAGTAAGTATACCGGTATCTATTACTGGGCCAATGATGGATTTACCTACCAGGAAACAATCTATCGGTATAGTAGGCAGCCTTACTATAAACCGGCTCGATTATGGAGTGGGTCAAGAGATGAAGCTACCAACAGGGTTGGAGATAATTGGTAATGATGTGGTGATTGAGTTTTATGTACTTGCACTGGCTGACTAA
- a CDS encoding DUF5117 domain-containing protein — translation MKKTVMLLLGVLLIAPGSLWAQRDKSDEDGEKDKFTELIEDAEHFEGFFDLYKKDGKLYMAITEEDLNKEFLMNFEISQGIGASGVFGGTMLNIFEGLLVSLEKHEGKIFLVKKPHRYTAEEGTPQANAVELTFGNSVMETAKVETTNDDGVMLIDVYSWFVSDMSQVSNRIKNAVASRPGTPGRASLDKGKSYMSEVKSFPKNTNIEVKLTFNNQERGAPRTVPDSRYIPVGVHYSLVELPEVPMKPRMADMRTGYFMTVHKDFTSDDEEFFRRYINKWRLECADEPDENGLCNPVKPITYYIDHSVPEEYHQVMMDGVLGFIPAFEAAGFKNGIAVDMLPEDADAEDIRYATLRWNVSDQSGYGAIGPSVVDPRTGEILDADMLFEANMVQNWKRFYRANIDPIQSFNEMFEMSEEESIAMQNGAEMASMAAEIGAQAMLLRTALIARGELEADDPVPVDYVNQAMFRVTMHEVGHTLGLRHNYRSSADTPFDKLHDKAYTEENGLANSVMEYVGINIAPPGQEQGYYYTPGAGSYDKWVIAFGYTPDDERAVELARESALEGNKYAPDEDARGSAALDPHVNVYDLSDDPLRWGKERSELIKGIWANLPDHVLADNVPYFEVTDAFQVLLSQYSRAVGTGVKYIGGQHHYRDHVGDPGAREPFVNVPRAKQLEALDFIIESVFDEDAFGLPQEVYQKFGADRWSHWGNTNTYGGRIDYPLHQTLSGFQAAMLNQLTNPAKLSRMRDGEVKFGTENVVTIPEMMGELSSSVWSEVWSAPGTNVSSLRRDLQRAYIDRMATLVTDAPNGTPADARSVARLELMNLKSRIDRRLSPPFSFDSYTEAHLREVQARIDRILQADMDLEN, via the coding sequence ATGAAAAAAACAGTGATGTTGCTATTAGGAGTTCTTCTGATAGCACCTGGAAGCCTATGGGCTCAAAGAGATAAATCGGATGAAGACGGAGAAAAGGACAAGTTTACGGAACTCATAGAGGATGCCGAACACTTTGAAGGTTTCTTTGATCTTTATAAGAAAGATGGCAAGCTTTATATGGCCATTACAGAAGAGGACTTGAACAAAGAATTCCTCATGAATTTCGAAATTTCGCAAGGAATCGGTGCTTCAGGAGTATTTGGAGGTACAATGCTCAATATTTTTGAAGGACTATTAGTATCTCTCGAAAAACATGAAGGAAAGATATTCCTGGTTAAAAAGCCTCATCGATATACGGCAGAAGAAGGCACACCACAAGCTAATGCGGTAGAGCTTACCTTTGGAAATTCAGTAATGGAAACAGCTAAAGTAGAGACAACCAACGATGATGGTGTTATGCTCATCGATGTGTACTCCTGGTTTGTTTCAGATATGTCTCAGGTAAGTAACCGAATCAAGAATGCCGTTGCGTCAAGACCGGGGACACCAGGAAGAGCTTCTCTTGATAAAGGGAAAAGCTATATGTCAGAGGTGAAATCTTTTCCAAAGAACACCAATATTGAGGTGAAACTTACCTTCAATAATCAGGAAAGGGGAGCCCCTCGAACAGTGCCTGATTCCAGATACATCCCGGTTGGAGTTCATTATAGCCTTGTTGAACTACCAGAAGTACCCATGAAGCCAAGAATGGCGGATATGAGAACAGGTTATTTTATGACCGTTCACAAAGATTTCACCAGTGATGACGAGGAATTTTTTAGAAGATATATCAATAAGTGGAGATTGGAATGTGCGGATGAACCTGATGAAAATGGGTTATGTAATCCGGTAAAGCCGATCACTTATTACATCGATCATAGTGTTCCCGAAGAATACCATCAGGTGATGATGGATGGAGTACTTGGTTTTATTCCTGCATTTGAAGCTGCAGGATTCAAAAACGGAATTGCAGTAGATATGCTTCCAGAAGATGCAGATGCTGAAGATATTCGCTATGCAACACTTCGTTGGAATGTATCTGATCAATCCGGGTATGGAGCGATTGGTCCTTCCGTAGTTGACCCTAGAACCGGAGAAATCCTGGATGCAGATATGCTTTTTGAAGCAAATATGGTTCAAAACTGGAAACGTTTTTACAGAGCCAATATAGATCCTATTCAATCTTTCAACGAAATGTTTGAGATGAGTGAAGAAGAATCTATAGCTATGCAAAATGGAGCGGAAATGGCTTCTATGGCAGCTGAAATTGGAGCTCAGGCAATGCTTCTTCGAACGGCGTTAATTGCACGCGGAGAACTGGAGGCCGATGATCCAGTACCAGTAGATTATGTGAACCAGGCTATGTTCCGTGTAACGATGCATGAGGTTGGGCACACTCTTGGTTTGAGACATAACTATCGCTCTTCTGCAGATACACCTTTCGATAAGCTACATGACAAGGCTTATACCGAGGAAAATGGATTAGCCAATTCCGTAATGGAATATGTAGGAATCAATATTGCTCCTCCGGGACAAGAACAAGGATACTATTACACGCCTGGAGCAGGTTCCTATGATAAGTGGGTAATTGCTTTTGGATATACTCCTGATGATGAACGAGCTGTAGAGCTAGCTCGGGAGTCTGCATTAGAGGGTAATAAATACGCTCCCGATGAAGATGCGCGGGGATCTGCAGCACTTGATCCTCATGTAAATGTATATGATTTATCGGATGATCCACTGCGTTGGGGTAAGGAAAGATCTGAGTTGATCAAAGGAATTTGGGCAAACCTTCCTGATCATGTTCTTGCTGATAACGTACCTTATTTTGAGGTTACTGATGCTTTCCAGGTTCTGCTTAGCCAATACAGCAGAGCAGTTGGAACCGGTGTTAAATACATTGGTGGTCAACATCATTATCGAGATCATGTGGGCGACCCGGGAGCTCGTGAGCCATTTGTAAATGTTCCAAGAGCAAAGCAGCTTGAAGCTCTTGATTTCATTATCGAATCGGTATTTGATGAAGATGCTTTTGGATTACCACAAGAGGTGTATCAAAAGTTTGGTGCCGATAGATGGAGCCACTGGGGTAACACTAACACCTATGGTGGAAGGATTGATTACCCATTACATCAAACACTTTCTGGTTTCCAGGCTGCGATGTTGAACCAGCTTACTAACCCTGCCAAGCTTTCAAGAATGAGAGATGGGGAAGTAAAGTTTGGAACAGAAAATGTAGTTACCATTCCGGAAATGATGGGTGAATTATCTTCTTCGGTATGGAGTGAAGTTTGGAGTGCACCTGGTACGAACGTGAGTAGTTTACGTCGTGATTTACAGCGAGCTTATATCGATAGAATGGCAACGTTAGTAACCGATGCACCAAATGGTACTCCTGCTGATGCTCGTTCAGTTGCTCGTCTTGAGCTTATGAACCTGAAGTCTAGAATAGATAGAAGACTTAGCCCTCCGTTTAGCTTTGATAGCTATACAGAAGCTCATTTGCGTGAAGTTCAAGCAAGGATTGACAGAATCCTGCAAGCAGATATGGACTTGGAAAACTAA
- a CDS encoding adenosylhomocysteinase, whose amino-acid sequence MQQVEEKLAYKVKDISLAKFGRQEIELAEAEMPGLMAIREEYKAEQPLKGARIAGCLHMTIQTAVLIETLVELGAEVTWSSCNIYSTQDHAAAAIADAGVPVYAWKGMNEEEFDWCIEQTIFFPDGQPLNMILDDGGDLTNMVLDKYPELVSGIKGISEETTTGVLRLIERERNGTLPLPAINVNDSVTKSKFDNKYGCKESAVDAIRRATDVMMAGKVAVVAGYGDVGKGTAASLRGAGARVIVTEIDPICALQAAMDGFEVKRMDQAAPRADIIVTATGNKDILTGAHFESMKDKAIVGNIGHFDNEIDVAWLKANAQEENIKPQVDIFTLENGNQLILLSQGRLMNLGNATGHPSFVMSNSFTNQTIAQIALWNRPEEFESGKVHVLPKSLDEKVARLHLAKIGVELEVLTEEQAEYIGVPITGPYKSDEYRY is encoded by the coding sequence ATGCAACAAGTAGAAGAAAAATTGGCCTATAAGGTAAAAGACATAAGCCTTGCTAAATTTGGACGTCAGGAAATCGAGCTTGCTGAAGCCGAAATGCCAGGTCTAATGGCAATCCGCGAGGAATACAAAGCTGAGCAGCCTTTAAAAGGTGCTCGCATCGCAGGTTGCCTTCATATGACCATTCAAACCGCTGTTTTAATAGAAACACTGGTTGAGCTTGGCGCTGAAGTTACCTGGTCATCATGTAATATTTATTCAACTCAGGATCATGCAGCTGCAGCTATCGCTGATGCAGGAGTTCCTGTATATGCCTGGAAAGGAATGAATGAAGAAGAGTTTGACTGGTGTATCGAGCAAACCATTTTCTTCCCTGATGGTCAGCCTTTGAACATGATCCTTGATGATGGTGGAGACCTTACCAACATGGTACTGGATAAATACCCAGAATTAGTATCCGGAATCAAAGGTATTTCTGAAGAAACCACTACTGGTGTTCTTCGACTAATTGAGCGTGAAAGAAACGGAACACTTCCTCTTCCTGCGATCAATGTGAATGACTCTGTAACCAAATCTAAATTCGACAACAAGTATGGTTGTAAAGAATCTGCAGTAGATGCTATTCGCCGAGCTACCGATGTAATGATGGCTGGTAAAGTAGCTGTTGTTGCTGGTTACGGTGATGTAGGTAAAGGTACTGCTGCTTCTCTAAGAGGCGCCGGAGCAAGAGTTATTGTTACCGAGATTGATCCAATCTGTGCCCTTCAGGCCGCAATGGATGGTTTCGAGGTAAAAAGAATGGATCAGGCTGCTCCAAGAGCTGATATTATTGTAACTGCTACAGGTAACAAAGACATTCTTACCGGAGCACACTTCGAATCAATGAAAGACAAAGCAATCGTTGGAAACATTGGTCACTTTGATAATGAGATTGATGTAGCCTGGTTGAAGGCAAATGCTCAGGAAGAAAATATTAAACCTCAGGTTGATATTTTTACCCTTGAAAATGGAAATCAGTTGATTCTTCTTTCCCAGGGAAGATTAATGAACCTTGGTAATGCTACTGGTCACCCATCCTTTGTGATGAGCAATAGTTTCACCAACCAAACCATTGCTCAAATCGCATTATGGAACCGACCGGAGGAGTTTGAATCAGGTAAAGTTCATGTACTTCCAAAATCTCTTGATGAGAAAGTAGCTCGACTACACCTTGCTAAAATTGGTGTTGAGCTTGAAGTACTTACTGAAGAACAAGCTGAGTATATCGGAGTTCCTATTACAGGACCTTACAAATCCGATGAATACAGATACTAA
- a CDS encoding TlpA family protein disulfide reductase, translating into MNKKNLSILFLIALFVFSACAENKMQNPRELSEEEARLESVLQRAKFKDMEGNDVYLSDYKGKVVMIDFWETWCSPCLMVFPALDSLKAEYGNDFEVLAVNTLTADEEAEINEFIEQTGYNFEFALDSYDVGAEVISLGIPFKVFFDPQGFFIKAELGSAGTEGDYLKAKTIIEDNKDS; encoded by the coding sequence ATGAACAAGAAGAACCTCTCAATATTATTTTTAATAGCCCTGTTTGTATTCTCTGCTTGTGCGGAAAATAAAATGCAAAATCCACGTGAGCTTAGTGAAGAAGAAGCACGCCTTGAGTCAGTATTACAACGTGCCAAGTTTAAGGACATGGAAGGAAATGATGTCTATTTATCTGATTATAAAGGCAAAGTAGTGATGATTGATTTCTGGGAAACCTGGTGTAGCCCTTGTCTTATGGTTTTCCCGGCACTGGACTCTCTGAAAGCGGAATATGGAAATGATTTCGAAGTATTGGCTGTTAACACATTAACTGCTGATGAAGAAGCAGAAATAAACGAGTTTATCGAACAAACAGGTTACAATTTTGAATTCGCTCTAGACTCTTATGATGTTGGAGCAGAGGTTATTTCACTGGGGATTCCATTTAAGGTATTTTTCGACCCACAAGGATTTTTTATCAAGGCTGAACTAGGTTCGGCTGGTACTGAAGGCGATTATTTAAAAGCCAAAACGATTATAGAAGACAATAAAGACTCATAG